Proteins encoded within one genomic window of Lampris incognitus isolate fLamInc1 chromosome 1, fLamInc1.hap2, whole genome shotgun sequence:
- the lpar4 gene encoding lysophosphatidic acid receptor 4, whose amino-acid sequence MASLVLNETGMEDCGIDDSFKYNLYSVVYSVVFILGLITNCAALFVFCFRMKMRNETTMFMTNLALSDLVFVFTLPFKVFYNVNRHWPFGDGLCKVSGTAFITNIYGSMLFLTCISVDRFLAIVYPFRSRSIRTRRNAALVCAAVWLTIVGGGISVTFFSTINRANRATTCFEGFSKSTWRTYLSKITIFIEIVGFLCPLLANLVCSSLVLRTLRRPATAGHGCESKRRVLRMILVHLGIFIICFVPYNSILFVYALVRTQALASCAMERFARTLYPITLCMASLNCCLDPVVYYFTSESFQKSLTTGGKGSGTRPDSNPRSDTHISSDTESQDKANTLTEDTHTLESNGKESRLSETQF is encoded by the exons ATGGCCAGCCTGGTGCTCAACGAGACTGGGATGGAGGACTGTGGCATCGACGATTCCTTCAAGTACAACTTGTACTCGGTGGTCTACAGTGTGGTGTTTATCCTGGGCCTTATCACCAACTGTGCCGCCCTCTTCGTGTTCTGCTTCCGGATGAAGATGCGCAACGAGACCACCATGTTCATGACTAATTTAGCCTTATCTGATTTAGTGTTCGTCTTTACGCTGCCCTTCAAAGTCTTCTACAATGTCAACCGTCACTGGCCGTTCGGAGATGGACTATGTAAGGTATCGGGTACGGCCTTCATCACCAACATCTATGGCAGTATGCTCTTCCTCACCTGCATCAGCGTGGACCGCTTCCTGGCTATTGTCTACCCCTTCCGGTCTCGCTCTATTCGCACGCGAAGGAACGCCGCGCTGGTGTGTGCCGCCGTGTGGCTGACCATCGTGGGAGGGGGGATATCAGTGACCTTCTTCTCCACTATCAACAGGGCCAACAGAGCCACAACCTGCTTCGAGGGCTTCTCCAAGAGCACCTGGAGGACCTACTTGTCCAAAATCACCATCTTCATTGAG ATCGTTGGCTTCTTGTGTCCACTGTTGGCCAACTTGGTCTGTTCCTCGCTGGTTCTTCGGACTCTccgccgccccgccacggctggCCACGGCTGTGAGAGCAAGAGGCGCGTCCTCAGGATGATCCTGGTCCACTTGGGCATCTTCATCATCTGCTTTGTCCCCTACAACTCAATTCTTTTTGTCTATGCCCTGGTGCGGACCCAGGCACTGGCCAGCTGTGCCATGGAGCGCTTTGCCCGGACCCTCTACCCCATCACCCTGTGCATGGCCAGCCTTAACTGCTGTCTGGATCCTGTGGTGTACTACTTCACCTCCGAGAGCTTCCAGAAAAGCCTGACCACGGGGGGCAAGGGGTCCGGGACCCGGCCTGACAGCAACCCACGCAGCGATACACACATCAGCAGTGACACCGAGAGCCAGGACAAGGCGAACACGCTGAcggaagacacacacacgctggaGAGCAACGGAAAAGAGTCGAGGCTGTCTGAAACCCAGTTTTGA